In Amphiura filiformis chromosome 1, Afil_fr2py, whole genome shotgun sequence, the following are encoded in one genomic region:
- the LOC140148230 gene encoding uncharacterized protein has protein sequence MASTSKHCHFYVKFASFLLSMLVLVCDFQNAQAKAPNDAKDVPILRSCYELKLAGYSMDGEYSIDPDGHGKGEEPFTVLCEMSTGTSIVYHDKQNRALVPRGYEDRGNFRAPVTYYGATIEQLANLADVSGNCSQFISLECTHVLMWWKDDAWTYWVSRDGEEMNNWGSPTGTNGCHCSVDGGCDGGQRRCSCDVNDDRWRMDRGYLRDKNYLPVKEMRFGDSQGTEELAIYRLGALKCRGQDIPLYSSCSAIIEAGYSGGKYLIDESSEEGGTVAVVECDDRKDHPGEPPILKSCAALREAGYRRDGVYEIDPDGYGVGVIPFSVQCYLSSGLTPPIMKSCADLHVAGYSINKEYLIDPDGPDNGVEPFAVFCDLSTGTSIIHHDQLPLRQVPFGFEEDGEYHIPIRYNTEFHQIVALIESSLKCRQYLSLECHHVLIWHNEELINWWVSRDGNKMGNWASPTGTRGCACKLSNSCFRDSDRRCNCDANDFVWRKDDGYITDRSTLPIIELRLSDTGQPPESVFYTVGPLTCSGFDPSTRVSSKDEGKPLTPKDDRPSSNPSLNPPVINKGASSSTHESNASCSNKSAHTGLVVGIILMIIVILILLVIVIFLWRNRTSHLKHSGYRGGVI, from the exons ATGGCATCCACTTCAAAACATTGTCATTTCTATGTGAAATTCGCAAGTTTCTTGCTGTCTATGTTGGTGTTGGTATGtgattttcaaaatgcacaag CAAAAGCGCCAAATGACGCCAAAGACGTTCCCATTTTGCGATCCTGTTATGAACTGAAATTGGCAGGCTATTCAATGGACGGCGAATACAGCATCGATCCAGATGGACATGGGAAAGGAGAAGAACCATTCACAGTGTTGTGTGAAATGAGTACTG GAACAAGCATTGTCTACCATGACAAACAGAATCGCGCTTTAGTGCCCCGCGGGTATGAAGACCGGGGCAATTTTAGGGCTCCAGTAACCTATTATGGTGCTACTATCGAACAATTGGCAAATCTTGCAGATGTCTCGGGGAACTGCAGTCAATTCATCAGTCTTGAATGTACACATGTCCTCATGTGGTGGAAAG ATGACGCCTGGACATATTGGGTGTCTCGGGATGGTGAAGAAATGAATAACTGGGGATCGCCAACGGGAACTAACGGTTGTCATTGTAGTGTTGACGGAG GCTGTGATGGAGGCCAAAGAAGATGCAGTTGTGACGTTAATGATGATCGTTGGAGAATGGACAGAGGTTATCTTAGAGACAAAAACTACCTACCCGTGAAAGAAATGAGATTTGGAGATAGTCAAGGAACCGAGGAATTGGCTATATACAGACTGGGTGCCTTGAAATGTAGAGGGCAAG ATATACCACTGTACTCGTCATGTTCTGCAATAATAGAAGCTGGCTACAGCGGCGGTAAATACTTGATAGACGAGTCCTCAGAGGAAGGTGGCACGGTCGCAGTCGTTGAGTGCGATGATAGAAAAG ATCATCCTGGTGAGCCTCCTATATTGAAATCATGTGCTGCGTTGAGAGAAGCAGGTTATAGAAGAGATGGAGTGTATGAG ATAGATCCGGATGGCTATGGAGTAGGCGTTATACCGTTCTCTGTTCAATGTTACTTGTCATCCGGCCTAACACCACCTATCATGAAATCATGTGCTGATCTCCATGTAGCCGGCTATAGCATAAACAAGGAGTACCTTATTGATCCAGATGGACCTGATAATGGAGTGGAGCCATTTGCCGTCTTTTGTGATTTATCAACAG GTACATCAATCATTCATCATGACCAATTACCTCTAAGACAAGTTCCCTTTGGATTTGAAGAAGATGGGGAGTACCATATTCCTATTCGCTATAATACAGAGTTTCATCAAATTGTTGCACTTATTGAATCATCATTAAAATGCAG ACAATACTTAAGTCTGGAGTGTCACCATGTCCTTATATGGCACAATGAAGAGCTAATCAATTGGTGGGTGTCACGTGATGGAAATAAGATGGGTAATTGGGCATCACCGACGGGAACAAGAGGCTGTGCTTGCAAATTATCAAACA GCTGTTTTAGAGATTCAGACCGACGATGTAACTGTGACGCCAACGATTTCGTATGGCGGAAAGATGACGGCTACATAACCGATAGATCGACATTACCGATTATCGAATTGCGGTTATCGGATACTGGTCAGCCACCCGAATCGGTTTTTTACACTGTCGGACCGTTAACGTGTTCCGGATTTG ATCCAAGTACGAGAGTATCTTCAAAAGACGAGGGGAAGCCTTTGACACCCAAAGATGACCGCCCATCTAGTAATCCTTCTCTCAACCCTCCTGTAATAAACAAAG gagCTTCATCGTCAACACACGAGTCTAATGCTAGTTGCTCCAATAAATCAGCAC atactGGTCTAGTTGtaggaattattttgatgattataGTTATTCTTATATTACTAGTTATAGTCATCTTTCTTTGGCGGAATAGAACATCCCACCTAAAACATAGCGGATACA GGGGTGGCGTTATATGA